The Mytilus edulis chromosome 12, xbMytEdul2.2, whole genome shotgun sequence genome contains a region encoding:
- the LOC139499387 gene encoding calmodulin-beta-like produces the protein MDGENTKDSNSDKYKKEIRKAWNVLDQNGDNQVNASEIVRGSRVLGMNPTLQEAEKWIADIDENKNGYIGYDEFETMMTQYYDVLDYQEQEIRKAFKRFDTDGTGFLDHTQLKRALKNIGDQLTEEECDEFFNLTDTNNDGKIDIEEFVVLFTAK, from the exons aaataagaaaagcATGGAATGTCCTTGATCAAAATGGAGACAACCAAGTCAATGCCAGTGAAATAGTCCGTGGTTCTAGGGTATTAGGCATGAACCCTACTTTGCAAGAGGCAGAAAAATGGATTGCCGATATTGACGAAAATA AAAACGGGTACATTGGGTATGATGAATTCGAAACAATGATGACGCAATATTATGACGTTCTTGATTATCAGGAACAGGAAATAAGAAAAGCATTTAAACGGTTTGACACAGACGGAACGGGATTTCTGGATCACACACAACTAAAACGAGCTCTTAAAAATATTGGTGATCAATTGACGGAGGAGGAATGTGATGAATTCTTTAATCTAACTGACACTAACAACGATGGAAAAATAGACATTGAAG aatttGTAGTACTATTTACTGCAAAATAG